The following coding sequences lie in one Saimiri boliviensis isolate mSaiBol1 chromosome 6, mSaiBol1.pri, whole genome shotgun sequence genomic window:
- the TCIRG1 gene encoding V-type proton ATPase 116 kDa subunit a 3 isoform X1, translating to MGSMFRSEEVALVQLFLPTAAAYTCVSRLGELGLVEFRDLNASVSAFQRRFVVDVRRCEELEKTFTFLQEEVRRAGLVLPTPEGRLPAPPPRDLLRIQEETERLAQELRDVRGNQQALRVQLHQLQLHAAVLGQGHGPQLAAAHTYGASERTPLLQAPGGPHQDLRVNFVAGAVEPHKAPALERLLWRACRGFLIASFRELEQPLEHPVTGEPATWMTFLISYWGEQIGQKIRKITDCFHCHVFPFLEQEEARHVALQQLQQQSQELREVLGETERFLSQVLGRVQQLLPPAQGQVRKMKAVYLALNQCSVSTTHKCLIAEAWCATRDLPALQEALRDSSTEEGVSAVAHRIPSRDMPPTLIRTNRFTASFQGIVDAYGVGRYQEVNPAPYTIITFPFLFAVMFGDVGHGLLMFLFALAMVLAENRPAVKAAQNEIWQTFFGGRYLLLLMGLFSVYTGFIYNECFSRASSIFPSGWSVAAMANQSGWSDAFLAQHTMLTLDPNVTGVFLGPYPFGIDPIWSLAANHLSFLNSFKMKMSVILGVVHMAFGVVLGVFNHMHFGQRHRLLLETLPELTFLLGLFGYLVFLVIYKWLRVSATRAASAPSILIHFINMFLFSHSPTNQPLYPRQEVVQAMLVVLALAMVPVLLLGTPLHLLRRHRRRLRTPTGRKQEDKAGLLGLPDSSVNGWGSDEEKAGGLEAEQEAELVPSEVFMHQAIHTIEFCLGCVSNTASYLRLWALSLAHAQLSEVLWAMVMRMGLGLGREVGVAAVALVPIFAAFAVMTVAILLVMEGLSAFLHALRLHWVEFQNKFYSGTGYKLSPFTFAAADD from the exons ATGGGCTCCATGTTCCGGAGTGAGGAGGTGGCCCTGGTCCAGCTCTTTCTGCCCACCGCTGCTGCCTACACCTGCGTGAGCCGGCTGGGCGAGTTGGGCCTCGTGGAGTTCAGAGAC CTCAACGCCTCGGTGAGTGCCTTCCAGAGACGCTTTGTGGTTGATGTTCGGCGCTGCGAGGAGCTGGAGAAGACCTTCA ccttcctgCAGGAGGAGGTACGGCGGGCTGGGCTGGTCCTGCCCACGCCCGAGGGGAGGCTGCCAGCACCCCCACCCCGGGACCTGCTGCGCATCCAGGAGGAGACCGAGCGCCTGGCCCAGGAGCTGCGGGATGTTCGGGGCAACCAGCAGGCCCTGCGGGTCCAGCTGCACCAGCTGCAGCTCCACGCGGCGGTGCTGGGCCAGGGCCACGGCCCCCAG CTGGCAGCGGCCCACACATACGGGGCCTCGGAGAGGACTCCTCTGCTCCAGGCCCCCGGGGGGCCACACCAGGACCTGAGGGTCAA CTTTGTGGCAGGTGCTGTGGAGCCCCACAAGGCCCCCGCCCTGGAGCGCCTGCTCTGGAGGGCCTGCCGTGGCTTCCTCATCGCCAGCTTCAGGGAGCTGGAGCAGCCGCTGGAGCACCCCGTGACG GGTGAGCCAGCCACGTGGATGACCTTCCTCATCTCCTACTGGGGCGAGCAGATCGGACAGAAGATCCGCAAGATCACGGACTG CTTCCACTGCCACGTCTTCCCGttcctggagcaggaggaggcccGCCACGTggccctgcagcagctgcagcagcagagccaggagctGCGGGAG GTCCTGGGGGAGACGGAGCGGTTCCTGAGCCAGGTGCTGGGCCGAGTGCAGCAGCTGCTGCCGCCGGCACAGGGGCAGGTCCGGAAGATGAAGGCCGTGTACCTGGCCCTGAACCAGTGCAGCGTGAGCACCACGCACAAGTGCCTCATCGCGGAGGCCTGGTGCGCCACGCGAGACCTGCCGGCCCTGCAGGAGGCCCTGCGGGACAGCTCG ACGGAGGAGGGAGTGAGTGCCGTGGCCCACCGCATCCCCAGCCGCGACATGCCCCCCACGCTCATCCGCACCAACCGATTCACCGCCAGCTTCCAGGGCATCGTGGATGCCTACGGTGTGGGCCGCTACCAGGAGGTCAACCCCG CACCCTACACCATCATCACCTTCCCCTTCCTGTTTGCCGTGATGTTCGGCGACGTGGGCCACGGGCTGCTCATGTTCCTCTTTGCCCTGGCCATGGTGCTTGCGGAGAACCGGCCGGCCGTGAAGGCCGCACAGAACGAG ATCTGGCAGACTTTCTTCGGGGGCCGCTACCTGCTCCTGCTCATGGGCCTGTTCTCCGTCTACACCGGCTTCATCTACAACGAGTGCTTCAGCCGCGCCAGCAGCATCTTCCCCTCGGGCTGGAGCGTGGCCGCCATGGCCAACCAGTCTGGCTGGAG TGATGCATTCCTGGCCCAGCACACGATGCTTACCCTGGATCCCAACGTCACTGGCGTCTTCCTGGGACCCTACCCCTTTGGCATCGACCCT ATCTGGAGCCTGGCTGCCAACCACCTGAGCTTCCTCAACTCCTTCAAGATGAAGATGTCCGTCATCCTGGGGGTCGTGCACATGGCCTTTGGGGTGGTCCTCGGAGTCTTCAACCACAT GCACTTTGGCCAGAGGCACCGGCTGCTGCTGGAGACACTGCCGGAGCTCACCTTCCTGCTGGGGCTCTTTGGCTACCTCGTCTTCCTTGTCATCTACAAGTGGCTGCGTGTCTCGGCCACCAGAGCTGCCTCGGCCCCCAGCATCCTCATCCACTTCATCAACATGTTCCTGTTCTCCCACAGCCCCACCAACCAGCCACTCTACCCTCGGCAG GAGGTGGTCCAGGCCATGCTGGTGGTCCTGGCCTTGGCCATGGTGCCTGTCCTGCTGCTCGGCACGCCCCTGCACCTGCTGCGTCGCCACCGCCGCCGACTGAGGACGCCCACTGGCCGAAAG CAGGAAGACAAGGCCGGGTTGCTAGGCCTGCCCGATTCATCTGTGAACGGTTGGGGCTCCGATGAGGAAAAGGCAGGGGGCCTGGAGGCCGaacaggaggccgag CTCGTCCCCTCTGAGGTGTTCATGCACCAGGCCATCCACACCATTGAGTTCTGCCTGGGCTGTGTCTCCAACACCGCCTCCTACCTGCGCCTGTGGGCCCTGAGCCTGGCCCACGCCC AGCTGTCGGAGGTTCTGTGGGCCATGGTGATGCGcatgggcctgggcctgggccgggAGGTGGGTGTGGCCGCCGTGGCCTTGGTCCCCATCTTTGCCGCCTTCGCCGTGATGACTGTGGCCATCCTGCTGGTGATGGAGGGGCTCTCGGCCTTCCTGCATGCCCTGAGGCTGCACTG GGTGGAATTCCAGAACAAGTTCTACTCAGGCACCGGCTACAAGCTGAGTCCCTTCACCTTCGCTGCCGCAGATGACTAG
- the TCIRG1 gene encoding V-type proton ATPase 116 kDa subunit a 3 isoform X2: protein MGSMFRSEEVALVQLFLPTAAAYTCVSRLGELGLVEFRDLNASVSAFQRRFVVDVRRCEELEKTFTFLQEEVRRAGLVLPTPEGRLPAPPPRDLLRIQEETERLAQELRDVRGNQQALRVQLHQLQLHAAVLGQGHGPQLAAAHTYGASERTPLLQAPGGPHQDLRVNFVAGAVEPHKAPALERLLWRACRGFLIASFRELEQPLEHPVTGEPATWMTFLISYWGEQIGQKIRKITDCFHCHVFPFLEQEEARHVALQQLQQQSQELREVLGETERFLSQVLGRVQQLLPPAQGQVRKMKAVYLALNQCSVSTTHKCLIAEAWCATRDLPALQEALRDSSTEEGVSAVAHRIPSRDMPPTLIRTNRFTASFQGIVDAYGVGRYQEVNPAPYTIITFPFLFAVMFGDVGHGLLMFLFALAMVLAENRPAVKAAQNEIWQTFFGGRYLLLLMGLFSVYTGFIYNECFSRASSIFPSGWSVAAMANQSGWSDAFLAQHTMLTLDPNVTGVFLGPYPFGIDPIWSLAANHLSFLNSFKMKMSVILGVVHMAFGVVLGVFNHMHFGQRHRLLLETLPELTFLLGLFGYLVFLVIYKWLRVSATRAASAPSILIHFINMFLFSHSPTNQPLYPRQEVVQAMLVVLALAMVPVLLLGTPLHLLRRHRRRLRTPTGRKEDKAGLLGLPDSSVNGWGSDEEKAGGLEAEQEAELVPSEVFMHQAIHTIEFCLGCVSNTASYLRLWALSLAHAQLSEVLWAMVMRMGLGLGREVGVAAVALVPIFAAFAVMTVAILLVMEGLSAFLHALRLHWVEFQNKFYSGTGYKLSPFTFAAADD, encoded by the exons ATGGGCTCCATGTTCCGGAGTGAGGAGGTGGCCCTGGTCCAGCTCTTTCTGCCCACCGCTGCTGCCTACACCTGCGTGAGCCGGCTGGGCGAGTTGGGCCTCGTGGAGTTCAGAGAC CTCAACGCCTCGGTGAGTGCCTTCCAGAGACGCTTTGTGGTTGATGTTCGGCGCTGCGAGGAGCTGGAGAAGACCTTCA ccttcctgCAGGAGGAGGTACGGCGGGCTGGGCTGGTCCTGCCCACGCCCGAGGGGAGGCTGCCAGCACCCCCACCCCGGGACCTGCTGCGCATCCAGGAGGAGACCGAGCGCCTGGCCCAGGAGCTGCGGGATGTTCGGGGCAACCAGCAGGCCCTGCGGGTCCAGCTGCACCAGCTGCAGCTCCACGCGGCGGTGCTGGGCCAGGGCCACGGCCCCCAG CTGGCAGCGGCCCACACATACGGGGCCTCGGAGAGGACTCCTCTGCTCCAGGCCCCCGGGGGGCCACACCAGGACCTGAGGGTCAA CTTTGTGGCAGGTGCTGTGGAGCCCCACAAGGCCCCCGCCCTGGAGCGCCTGCTCTGGAGGGCCTGCCGTGGCTTCCTCATCGCCAGCTTCAGGGAGCTGGAGCAGCCGCTGGAGCACCCCGTGACG GGTGAGCCAGCCACGTGGATGACCTTCCTCATCTCCTACTGGGGCGAGCAGATCGGACAGAAGATCCGCAAGATCACGGACTG CTTCCACTGCCACGTCTTCCCGttcctggagcaggaggaggcccGCCACGTggccctgcagcagctgcagcagcagagccaggagctGCGGGAG GTCCTGGGGGAGACGGAGCGGTTCCTGAGCCAGGTGCTGGGCCGAGTGCAGCAGCTGCTGCCGCCGGCACAGGGGCAGGTCCGGAAGATGAAGGCCGTGTACCTGGCCCTGAACCAGTGCAGCGTGAGCACCACGCACAAGTGCCTCATCGCGGAGGCCTGGTGCGCCACGCGAGACCTGCCGGCCCTGCAGGAGGCCCTGCGGGACAGCTCG ACGGAGGAGGGAGTGAGTGCCGTGGCCCACCGCATCCCCAGCCGCGACATGCCCCCCACGCTCATCCGCACCAACCGATTCACCGCCAGCTTCCAGGGCATCGTGGATGCCTACGGTGTGGGCCGCTACCAGGAGGTCAACCCCG CACCCTACACCATCATCACCTTCCCCTTCCTGTTTGCCGTGATGTTCGGCGACGTGGGCCACGGGCTGCTCATGTTCCTCTTTGCCCTGGCCATGGTGCTTGCGGAGAACCGGCCGGCCGTGAAGGCCGCACAGAACGAG ATCTGGCAGACTTTCTTCGGGGGCCGCTACCTGCTCCTGCTCATGGGCCTGTTCTCCGTCTACACCGGCTTCATCTACAACGAGTGCTTCAGCCGCGCCAGCAGCATCTTCCCCTCGGGCTGGAGCGTGGCCGCCATGGCCAACCAGTCTGGCTGGAG TGATGCATTCCTGGCCCAGCACACGATGCTTACCCTGGATCCCAACGTCACTGGCGTCTTCCTGGGACCCTACCCCTTTGGCATCGACCCT ATCTGGAGCCTGGCTGCCAACCACCTGAGCTTCCTCAACTCCTTCAAGATGAAGATGTCCGTCATCCTGGGGGTCGTGCACATGGCCTTTGGGGTGGTCCTCGGAGTCTTCAACCACAT GCACTTTGGCCAGAGGCACCGGCTGCTGCTGGAGACACTGCCGGAGCTCACCTTCCTGCTGGGGCTCTTTGGCTACCTCGTCTTCCTTGTCATCTACAAGTGGCTGCGTGTCTCGGCCACCAGAGCTGCCTCGGCCCCCAGCATCCTCATCCACTTCATCAACATGTTCCTGTTCTCCCACAGCCCCACCAACCAGCCACTCTACCCTCGGCAG GAGGTGGTCCAGGCCATGCTGGTGGTCCTGGCCTTGGCCATGGTGCCTGTCCTGCTGCTCGGCACGCCCCTGCACCTGCTGCGTCGCCACCGCCGCCGACTGAGGACGCCCACTGGCCGAAAG GAAGACAAGGCCGGGTTGCTAGGCCTGCCCGATTCATCTGTGAACGGTTGGGGCTCCGATGAGGAAAAGGCAGGGGGCCTGGAGGCCGaacaggaggccgag CTCGTCCCCTCTGAGGTGTTCATGCACCAGGCCATCCACACCATTGAGTTCTGCCTGGGCTGTGTCTCCAACACCGCCTCCTACCTGCGCCTGTGGGCCCTGAGCCTGGCCCACGCCC AGCTGTCGGAGGTTCTGTGGGCCATGGTGATGCGcatgggcctgggcctgggccgggAGGTGGGTGTGGCCGCCGTGGCCTTGGTCCCCATCTTTGCCGCCTTCGCCGTGATGACTGTGGCCATCCTGCTGGTGATGGAGGGGCTCTCGGCCTTCCTGCATGCCCTGAGGCTGCACTG GGTGGAATTCCAGAACAAGTTCTACTCAGGCACCGGCTACAAGCTGAGTCCCTTCACCTTCGCTGCCGCAGATGACTAG